Proteins encoded by one window of Sphingomonas ginkgonis:
- a CDS encoding DEAD/DEAH box helicase yields MSFADLGLSDELLRAVTDSGYNDPTPIQRAAIPSVLMGKDLVGIAQTGTGKTAAFVLPMIDILGHGRSRARMPRSLILEPTRELAAQVAENFEKYGKYHKLSMALLIGGVQMGDQVKALEKGVDVLIATPGRLMDLFQRGKILLTGCDLLVIDEADRMLDMGFIPDIEEIASKLPKNRQTLLFSATMPPPIQKLAAKFLSDPKRVEVARPATANTNIEQRLVPVRADKKRDRLRELLRGEDVRTAIIFCNRKTTVRDLASSLKRHGFRVGQIHGDMEQSDRLAELDRFKQDEINILVASDVAARGLDIKGVSHVFNVDVPWQPDDYVHRIGRTGRAGATGIAITLAAPDEAEQVAAIEKLTGMKIPRAEPEPTAAEPEPRAAPERPASRRPERRDRSERRDRPERSREPARPVEAEPEGTAAPADDAVASWNGPLPSFLSVSAV; encoded by the coding sequence ATGAGCTTTGCCGATCTCGGCCTTTCCGACGAGTTGCTTCGCGCCGTTACTGACAGCGGCTACAACGATCCCACGCCGATTCAGCGGGCGGCGATCCCCTCGGTCCTGATGGGGAAGGACCTGGTCGGCATCGCCCAGACCGGGACCGGCAAGACCGCCGCCTTCGTGCTGCCGATGATCGACATCCTCGGCCATGGGCGCAGCCGCGCCCGGATGCCGCGCTCATTGATTCTCGAGCCGACCCGCGAGCTCGCCGCGCAGGTGGCCGAAAATTTCGAGAAATACGGCAAATACCACAAGCTCTCCATGGCCCTGCTGATCGGCGGCGTGCAGATGGGTGACCAGGTCAAGGCGCTGGAGAAGGGCGTCGACGTCCTCATTGCCACGCCCGGCCGGCTGATGGACCTGTTCCAGCGCGGCAAGATCCTGCTCACCGGCTGCGACCTGCTGGTGATCGACGAGGCCGACCGCATGCTCGACATGGGGTTCATCCCCGACATCGAGGAAATCGCCTCCAAGCTCCCGAAGAACCGGCAGACCCTGCTCTTCTCGGCGACCATGCCGCCGCCGATCCAGAAGCTCGCCGCCAAGTTCCTCTCGGATCCCAAGCGGGTCGAGGTCGCGCGCCCGGCCACCGCCAACACCAACATCGAGCAGCGCCTCGTCCCGGTCCGCGCTGACAAGAAGCGCGACCGGCTGCGCGAACTGCTGCGTGGCGAGGACGTCCGGACCGCGATCATCTTCTGCAACCGGAAGACGACCGTGCGCGATCTTGCCTCCAGCCTGAAGCGGCACGGCTTCCGCGTCGGCCAGATCCATGGCGACATGGAGCAGTCGGACCGGCTCGCCGAGCTCGACCGGTTCAAGCAGGACGAGATCAACATCCTCGTCGCCAGCGACGTCGCCGCGCGCGGTCTCGACATCAAGGGCGTCAGCCACGTCTTCAACGTCGACGTGCCGTGGCAGCCCGATGACTATGTCCACCGGATCGGCCGCACCGGCCGGGCGGGGGCGACCGGTATCGCGATCACGCTGGCCGCGCCCGACGAGGCCGAGCAGGTCGCGGCAATCGAGAAGCTGACGGGCATGAAGATCCCGCGCGCCGAGCCGGAGCCGACGGCCGCCGAGCCGGAACCCCGTGCCGCGCCGGAACGCCCGGCAAGCCGCCGCCCCGAGCGGCGCGACCGTTCCGAGCGGCGCGATCGTCCCGAGCGCTCGCGCGAGCCGGCGAGGCCGGTCGAGGCGGAACCGGAAGGCACCGCCGCGCCCGCCGACGACGCGGTCGCGA